A region of Anopheles merus strain MAF chromosome 2R, AmerM5.1, whole genome shotgun sequence DNA encodes the following proteins:
- the LOC121590397 gene encoding piggyBac transposable element-derived protein 4-like: protein MGDAMHVQWLSEEAEEVPENEEDMLYEDVEYIEEYVTFPDGPESDVSGSVAVQNEESTGHVIKIESIDHAFDMVQNSVWSIKPPERTGTMGRKVAHARPAPVGLAKSAKSPAECLSLFLDADVIAMITEYTNEQIKAEQPNYGRERDANPTDEMEIMALLGVLYIAGTVRDGRENIERLFDTKMGTGLEAVYLTMTSLRYHFLIRSIRFDDPTAAQDEIEGDKLAPIRPIYERIVSNCQKYLRPGRFLMLDEQAVQFKGKCEFRQILPSAPGRAGFRFHLLVDCETSYVSNLEICVPENQNPYNLSYAPTDVAMRLTEPVQGRQKTVILGAGLTSTDLIKKLYASRTMAMGEVPKSYPDLPKALIANKGRPEHSTLAAYHDPATLVSYVTRRKEVMLLMSSFVDFDSEEQAGEQDEGEQHLKLVELYNRTKTTIRTIQQMCAKHNVVRSTRRWPVAVFFNLMNLSAINAWCIYCLNHPEEAKMSRRDFLVTMALELLRPQARRRLDSKTLPRLLRQRIGLFLGISREEYETVPVVERQSGESRGRCYLCGRARNKTTRISCHSCGKYTCNAHCAQLCRTCYMDDCASEQPE from the coding sequence ATGGGAGACGCAATGCACGTGCAATGGCTATCCGAAGAGGCAGAGGAAGTTCCGGAAAATGAGGAAGATATGCTGTACGAGGATGTCGAATACATTGAAGAATACGTTACCTTCCCCGACGGGCCCGAAAGCGATGTGTCCGGCAGCGTTGCAGTGCAAAATGAGGAGAGCACAGGGCATGTGATAAAAATTGAAAGCATCGATCATGCATTCGATATGGTGCAGAACTCCGTGTGGTCCATCAAACCACCGGAACGGACCGGTACGATGGGTCGCAAGGTGGCACACGCACGGCCCGCACCGGTCGGGCTGGCCAAGTCAGCCAAAAGCCCGGCCGAATGTTTGTCGCTTTTTCTGGACGCAGACGTTATCGCTATGATTACCGAGTACACCAACGAGCAGATTAAGGCCGAACAGCCCAACTATGGCCGCGAGCGCGATGCGAATCCAACGGACGAGATGGAAATTATGGCCCTGTTGGGTGTGCTGTACATTGCCGGCACGGTGCGCGATGGGCGGGAGAACATCGAGCGGCTGTTCGACACCAAAATGGGAACCGGGCTGGAAGCGGTCTACCTCACTATGACCTCGCTCCGGTATCACTTTCTCATCCGGAGCATCCGCTTCGACGATCCGACCGCGGCGCAGGACGAAATAGAGGGCGATAAGCTAGCGCCGATAAGACCGATCTACGAACGGATTGTGAGCAATTGCCAGAAATACCTCCGCCCCGGCCGTTTCCTGATGCTCGACGAGCAGGCGGTACAGTTTAAGGGCAAGTGCGAATTTCGACAAATTCTTCCGTCGGCACCGGGCAGGGCGGGTTTTCGCTTCCATCTGCTGGTGGACTGCGAAACTTCGTACGTAAGCAATTTGGAAATTTGCGTACCCGAGAACCAAAATCCGTACAATCTCAGCTACGCACCCACGGACGTTGCCATGCGACTGACGGAACCCGTACAGGGCAGACAGAAAACGGTCATTCTTGGGGCCGGCCTTACGTCCACCGATCTTATCAAGAAGCTGTACGCTAGTCGAACGATGGCAATGGGCGAGGTGCCCAAATCGTACCCGGACCTGCCGAAGGCGCTGATCGCGAACAAGGGCCGGCCGGAGCACAGCACCCTCGCTGCGTACCACGATCCAGCGACACTCGTCTCGTACGTGACGAGGCGCAAGGAGGTGATGCTACTGATGTCCTCGTTCGTAGACTTCGACTCGGAGGAGCAGGCGGGGGAGCAGGACGAAGGCGAACAGCATCTGAAGCTGGTGGAGCTGTACAATCGAACGAAAACGACCATACGCACCATTCAGCAGATGTGCGCGAAGCATAACGTGGTGCGCAGCACGCGCCGATGGCCGGTGGCCGTATTTTTCAACCTGATGAACCTGAGCGCCATCAATGCGTGGTGCATCTATTGTCTGAACCATCCGGAGGAAGCGAAAATGAGCCGTCGAGATTTTCTCGTCACAATGGCACTGGAACTGTTGCGGCCACAGGCCCGGCGGCGACTGGACAGTAAAACGTTGCCCCGGCTGCTGAGGCAGCGCATTGGCCTGTTTCTCGGGATCAGCCGGGAAGAGTACGAAACCGTGCCGGTGGTCGAGAGACAGAGCGGTGAATCGCGCGGCCGGTGCTACCTGTGCGGCCGGGCACGGAACAAGACGACACGCATCTCGTGTCACAGTTGCGGCAAGTACACCTGCAATGCACACTGCGCCCAGCTGTGCCGGACGTGCTATATGGATGATTGTGCCAGCGAGCAGCCGGAGTAA
- the LOC121589281 gene encoding exosome complex component rrp45, with protein MKERVLTTNEKSFVQKAILESIRLDGRTLDEFRKLRISFGSEWGLVHVILGETRALARITCEVVEPKATRPNEGMLFLNVELGPMAAPHFDGGRQSDECVQLNRILERALKDSNCVDLESLCLVSEEKVWKLRVDVTVLNHEGNAIDCCSIAALTALAHFKRPDITVDGEDVIVHTIEEKDPLKVTLFHYPLCVSYAIFNQGKIAIADPTYLEERVAEARMVFGLNSYGELCGLHLGGTTLTSAELLLRTSAKASKRARLVVERIKAAIQKDAEDREKGRPVGFSEGIERNETTVHAQDRMQVRLKRFKLQIEGQERTDSDDGQDEEDEEEEEMETINDASADANDPSDDVMLVDDTDAVVEEVGETAAVLVPKSKDGANQWLTEEELAAAKEKTGKKRSKASLKRKKKSLLSKQGTSEMLLGDSSEEDTVTLTSTDM; from the exons ATGAAGGAACGAGTTTTAACCACCAATGAAAAATCCTTCGTTCAAAAGGCCATTCTAGAGTCGATC CGCCTCGACGGTCGAACGCTCGATGAGTTCCGCAAGCTGCGGATAAGCTTCGGCAGCGAATGGGGCCTGGTGCACGTCATCCTGGGTGAGACGCGAGCCCTGGCGCGCATCACCTGCGAAGTGGTGGAACCGAAGGCGACCCGCCCGAACGAGGGTATGCTGTTCTTGAACGTCGAGCTGGGCCCGATGGCGGCACCGCACTTCGACGGAGGCCGCCAATCGGACGAGTGTGTACAGTTGAACCGTATCCTGGAGCGGGCGCTGAAGGACTCGAACTGTGTCGATCTGGAATCGCTTTGCTTGGTGTCGGAGGAAAAGGTGTGGAAGCTGCGCGTGGACGTGACGGTGCTGAACCACGAAGGCAACGCCATCGATTGCTGCTCCATTGCTGCCCTGACCGCGCTGGCACACTTCAAGCGGCCGGACATCACGGTCGACGGCGAGGACGTGATTGTGCACACGATCGAAGAGAAAGACCCGCTGAAGGTGACGCTCTTCCACTATCCGCTGTGCGTGAGCTACGCCATCTTCAACCAGGGCAAGATCGCGATCGCCGATCCCACCTACCTGGAGGAGCGTGTGGCCGAGGCACGGATGGTGTTCGGGCTCAACTCGTACGGCGAACTGTGTGGGTTGCATCTCGGCGGCACCACGCTGACCAGTGCCGAGCTGTTGCTGCGCACCTCGGCAAAGGCGAGCAAGCGGGCCCGGCTGGTGGTGGAACGCATCAAAGCTGCCATCCAGAAAGATGCCGAGGATCGTGAAAAGGGCCGTCCGGTCGGGTTTAGCGAGGGCATTGAACGGAACGAAACGACGGTACACGCACAGGACAGAATGCAGGTGCGATTGAAACGCTTCAAGCTGCAGATTGAGGGCCAAGAGCGGACTGATTCCGATGACGGACAGGATGAGGAAgatgaagaggaggaggagatggAGACGATCAACGATGCTTCTGCGGATGCGAACGATCCATCGGACGATGTGATGCTGGTGGACGATACGGACGCGGTCGTCGAGGAGGTCGGCGAAACGGCAGCCGTGCTGGTGCCGAAATCCAAGGACGGCGCGAATCAGTGGCTCACGGAGGAGGAACTGGCGGCGGCGAAGGAAAAGACGGGCAAGAAGCGATCGAAGGCGAGCTTGAAGCGCAAGAAGAAGAGCTTACTATCTAAGCAAGGGACGAGCGAGATGTTGCTGGGCGATAGCAGCGAGGAGGATACGGTGACGCTAACTTCAACGGATATGTGA
- the LOC121589282 gene encoding N-acetylglucosamine-6-phosphate deacetylase gives MSSSTVALADADKKLTQFRNCRVLRNHRLVEDDVWVRGGKIIDPEKVFFDEKRQADVQIDCGGSIVAPGFIDLQINGGYGVDFSFDVETVQEGVLKVAKGLLAHGVTSFCPTLVTSPPETYHAVLPRIPRSAGGRHGATVLGCHVEGPFINTDKKGAHPPECIKEFEQGMATVREVYGSMDNVQIITLAPEKAGAAEVIQELSNNGITVSVGHSMANLSDGENAVQHGARLITHLFNAMLPFHHRDPGLVGLLTTDNIPRDALVYFGIISDGVHTHPAALRIAYKTHPSGLILVTDAISAMGLAEGRHRIGQMEIEIRSGRAYVAGTNTLCGSIAPMDECIRFFKKASNCSIEYALEAASLHPARCIGIEKRKGTLDYGADADFVMLNDELSVQSTWIAGECVYRANGVDSNAL, from the exons ATGTCCTCCAGCACCGTAGCCCTGGCGGACGCGGATAAGAAGCTGACCCAGTTTCGGAACTGTCGCGTACTACGCAATCACCGACTGGTGGAGGACGACGTTTGGGTGCGGGGTGGCAAGATCATCGACCCGGAGAAAGTGTTTTTCGACGAGAAGCGGCAGGCCGATGTACAGATTGACTGCGGCGGGAGCATCGTAGCGCCCGGGTTTATAGATCTACAAATCAATG GTGGATACGGTGTCGACTTTTCGTTCGACGTGGAAACGGTCCAGGAGGGAGTGCTGAAGGTTGCCAAAGGTTTGCTGGCCCACGGTGTTACCTCGTTCTGCCCGACGCTTGTTACCTCGCCGCCCGAAACGTATCACGCCGTGCTGCCCCGCATTCCTCGGTCGGCGGGCGGGCGGCATGGAGCGACCGTCCTCGGGTGCCACGTGGAGGGACCGTTTATAAACACCGACAAAAAGGGCGCCCATCCGCCGGAATGCATCAAAGAGTTTGAGCAG GGTATGGCGACGGTGCGTGAGGTTTACGGGTCGATGGACAACGTGCAGATCATAACGCTCGCACCGGAAAAGGCAGGCGCTGCGGAAGTGATACAGGAGCTGAGCAACAACGGTATCACGGTATCGGTCGGCCACTCGATGGCGAACTTGAGCGATGGCGAGAACGCGGTACAGCACGGCGCAAGACTCATCACGCACCTGTTTAATGCGATGCTTCCG TTTCATCATCGCGATCCCGGTCTGGTGGGGTTGCTTACGACGGACAACATTCCACGCGATGCGCTCGTATACTTTGGCATCATTTCCGACGGCGTCCATACGCATCCGGCCGCGCTGCGCATCGCGTACAAAACGCACCCGAGCGGGCTGATCCTCGTGACAGATGCCATCTCGGCCATGGGGCTGGCGGAGGGGCGCCATCGTATCGGGCAGATGGAGATAGAAATCCGGTCAGGGAGAGCGTACGTGGCCGGGACGAACACACTTTGCGGTAGCATTGCACCGATGGATGAGTGTATTCGGTTCTTCAAAAAGGCTTCCA ATTGCTCGATCGAGTATGCGCTGGAGGCCGCTTCACTGCATCCGGCCCGGTGTATAGGCATCGAGAAGCGTAAGGGGACGCTGGACTATGGTGCGGATGCCGATTTCGTGATGCTGAATGATGAGTTGAGCGTGCAATCTACCTGGATAGCGGGAGAGTGTGTCTATCGAGCGAATGGCGTTGATTCAAATGCGTTGTAA